A region from the Silene latifolia isolate original U9 population chromosome 7, ASM4854445v1, whole genome shotgun sequence genome encodes:
- the LOC141592701 gene encoding uncharacterized protein LOC141592701, producing MEVEEIQSPKQPATKYSKISSNGGGVGGDGSPANAVDPTTAINSGGGGGRWGRQWGDSSRIIRVSRASGGKDRHSKVWTAKGPRDRRVRLSVTTAIQFYDLQDRLGFDQPSKAVEWLINQASDAINDLPSLDVANFPQNTPKDQVGLGSVSKPGGSSSSNNSETSKGSGLSLSRSGSRVKARERTARESEQLGPTDSWQEQQQPPQQQQQNSSFTQLLTAGISSNSTAVASSAASRGMSTEYFGNGQQFPFLIDQHHQNQNQNHSQQQFPFLIDQHQHDHHRLGQTGATTTVSGFNRGTLQSNSSSTPSMLSYLQRFSDGSSVPFFLGGAPISPVVDNQQHHHHDNHQQFNPVGLHLCYGDNKGKGKN from the coding sequence ATGGAAGTAGAGGAGATTCAGTCACCAAAACAACCAGCTACCAAGTACTCTAAAATTAGTTCAAATGGCGGCGGCGTGGGCGGAGACGGGTCCCCTGCAAATGCAGTGGACCCCACCACCGCTATAAATAGCGGTGGCGGAGGCGGGCGGTGGGGGAGACAATGGGGGGATTCATCTAGAATCATTAGGGTTTCGCGGGCTTCGGGTGGGAAGGATAGACATAGTAAGGTGTGGACTGCTAAAGGTCCTAGAGACCGGAGGGTTCGGTTGTCGGTCACCACAGCGATTCAGTTTTATGATTTGCAGGATAGACTTGGGTTTGACCAACCGAGTAAAGCGGTTGAGTGGTTAATTAATCAAGCTTCTGATGCTATTAATGACCTTCCGTCTTTAGATGTTGCCAATTTTCCCCAAAATACCCCTAAGGATCAGGTTGGCTTGGGTTCGGTGTCGAAGCCGggtggtagtagtagtagtaataattcgGAGACGAGTAAGGGGTCCGGGTTGTCGCTTTCCAGGAGTGGGTCCCGGGTTAAAGCGAGGGAGAGGACTGCTAGAGAGAGTGAACAGCTGGGTCCGACTGACAGCTGGCaggaacaacaacaaccaccgcAACAACAACAGCAGAACTCGTCGTTCACTCAGCTACTGACAGCTGGCATTAGCAGCAACAGCACAGCGGTTGCGAGTTCTGCGGCTTCTAGGGGGATGTCAACTGAGTATTTTGGGAATGGACAGCAATTCCCGTTCTTGATTGACCAACACCACCAGAACCAGAACCAGAACCACAGTCAACAGCAATTCCCGTTCTTGATTGACCAACACCAACACGATCACCACCGGCTCGGACAAACAGGTGCAACAACTACTGTGTCTGGTTTCAATAGGGGGACCCTTCAGTCCAATTCGTCTTCTACACCGTCTATGTTATCGTACCTTCAGAGGTTTTCAGATGGTTCAAGTGTTCCTTTCTTCCTTGGAGGTGCACCTATTTCTCCTGTTGTCGATAATCAGCAGCatcaccaccacgacaaccaccagcaGTTTAACCCGGTTGGGTTACACCTTTGTTATGGTGAcaataagggtaaaggaaagaaCTAA
- the LOC141592703 gene encoding F-box protein At4g18380-like, with product MSSLLSPDPAPTRIHPDPNPNSESDSDSDLDLDHFDAIPDSLLMLIFNKIGDVKALGRCGVVSRRFHSLVPQVENVVVRVDCVISDDDSTSSSSSSSTSSDKPRSHFANLVRVVFGNFFFKPILALGQLIGNKRLCPPSAVVNAGVDGIDGGGDGGVTHHSPTQVLKNFNEIKFLRIELPSGELGIDDGVLLKWRADFGSTLDNCVILGASEVIRAVSRSSEVENLQVDDNGGNNNSNNDNGSIPESFYTNGGLKLRVVWTISSLIAASARHYLLQPIISEHKTLDSLMLTDVNGQGVLCMNREQLEELRVKPLSASSASKRTLVPALNMRLWYAPHLELPDGVVLKGATLVAIRPSDQSGGSAGGGKKEGSDMSWVSSAFEEPYGTAAKMLVKRRTYCLEMNSF from the coding sequence ATGTCTTCCTTACTCTCACCAGATCCAGCTCCCACCCGAATCCACCCTGACCCGAATCCGAACTCGGAAtcggactcagactcggacttgGATCTCGACCACTTCGACGCGATCCCAGACTCACTGCTCATGCTCATCTTCAACAAGATCGGCGACGTCAAGGCATTAGGCCGATGCGGCGTCGTTTCGAGGAGGTTTCACTCACTTGTACCACAAGTCGAAAACGTCGTCGTTCGTGTCGATTGCGTTATCTCCGACGACGATTCCAcgtcatcatcgtcatcctctTCCACGTCATCCGATAAACCTCGGTCTCACTTCGCTAACCTCGTACGCGTCGTTTTCGGTAACTTCTTCTTCAAGCCGATTCTGGCGCTAGGTCAATTAATTGGAAACAAACGGCTATGTCCGCCGTCTGCGGTGGTCAATGCTGGTGTTGACGGAATTGACGGCGGCGGTGACGGCGGCGTTACGCATCATTCGCCGACGCAGGTGTTGAAGAACTTTAATGAAATCAAGTTTCTACGAATCGAGCTTCCTAGTGGTGAATTAGGGATTGACGATGGTGTCTTATTGAAATGGAGGGCGGATTTCGGGTCTACGCTTGATAATTGTGTGATTCTCGGCGCTTCGGAGGTAATTAGGGCGGTTTCGAGATCGAGCGAGGTCGAAAACTTGCAAGTTGATGATAATGGcggtaataataatagtaataatgatAACGGGAGTATACCGGAGTCGTTTTACACGAATGGAGGATTGAAATTGAGGGTAGTTTGGACAATTAGCTCGTTAATCGCGGCATCAGCGAGGCATTACTTGTTACAACCGATAATTTCGGAGCATAAGACGCTTGATAGTTTGATGTTGACGGATGTGAATGGTCAGGGAGTGTTGTGTATGAATAGAGAGCAGTTGGAGGAACTGAGAGTGAAACCGTTGTCAGCTTCGTCTGCTTCGAAGAGGACGTTGGTCCCGGCATTGAATATGAGGTTGTGGTATGCGCCGCATTTGGAGCTGCCTGATGGTGTTGTCCTTAAGGGAGCTACATTGGTTGCGATTCGGCCTAGTGATCAGTCAGGTGGTAGCGCTGGTGGTGGGAAGAAGGAGGGTTCGGATATGTCCTGGGTTTCAAGTGCGTTTGAGGAGCCGTATGGGACTGCTGCTAAGATGTTGGTTAAGAGACGGACTTATTGTCTTGAGATGAACTCCTTTTGA
- the LOC141590588 gene encoding uncharacterized protein LOC141590588: MATAIIRCKYNIQSLYNLQHLILFSTNSPNQSIKSPKSPNQSCTNYLINNLGFSDEQALSTSTKLRSKNTNDFKSSDNADSVVNFLKQHGFHDTHIIKLVSSYPQILTSNVDKTLIPKFKLLQDLGFSGSNLIRIISSSPAFVSTNMDTIIHDLKEILGSNENLIKFFRKSVFSVSTSGMVNLKLNIALLNNEYGFDIQIIRNSILYYPSSYLRNSQFFRDILIRVEEELGIPRNSGMFLYGVYLLCKFSKKIIDSKCELYKSFGWTEYDVSELTRRNPQALVISEENIRKKLGFLMTELDFKPDYLAKHSALFTYSLEKRMEPRRRVLMVLKEKGLLDYNFYTAISQTETRFLKILIEPFKEDVPGLLQLYQKSKSCSTVDAKPACSEMYFRHL; the protein is encoded by the coding sequence ATGGCGACTGCAATTATCCGTTGCAAATACAACATTCAAAGTCTCTATAATCTCCAACATCTTATTCTCTTTTCAACTAATTccccaaatcaatcaatcaaatccccaaaatccccaaatcaatcTTGCAccaattatttaattaataatctgGGTTTCTCTGATGAACAAGCTCTATCAACTTCCACCAAGCTTCGTTCCAAGAATACTAATGACTTCAAATCATCTGATAATGCTGATTCCGTTGTTAATTTCTTAAAACAACATGGTTTTCATGATACCCACATTATCAAACTTGTATCTTCTTACCCTCAAATCTTAACTTCTAATGTTGacaaaaccctaattcccaaatttaaACTTCTCCAAGATTTGGGTTTTTCTGGGTCTAATTTAATTCGTATTATTTCATCGTCTCCTGCATTTGTATCAACCAATATGGATACAATTATCCATGATCTCAAGGAAATTCTGGGCAGTAATGAAAACCTAATCAAGTTTTTTCGAAAATCCGTTTTTTCCGTCTCAACATCTGGTATGGTAAATCTTAAATTAAATATTGCATTGTTGAATAATGAGTATGGTTTTGATATTCAAATTATTCGGAATAGCATTCTTTATTATCCCTCATCCTATTTGAGAAATTCCCAGTTTTTTCGAGATATATTGATTAGGGTTGAAGAGGAATTAGGGATTCCTCGTAATTCTGGGATGTTTTTGTATGGCGTGTATTTGCTGTGTAAGTTTAGTAAGAAGATAATCGACTCGAAATGTGAGCTGTATAAAAGCTTTGGATGGACTGAATATGATGTTTCTGAATTAACGAGGAGAAATCCTCAGGCTTTGGTAATATCTGAAGAAAATATTAGAAAAAAGTTGGGTTTTTTGATGACTGAGCTTGATTTCAAGCCTGATTACTTAGCTAAGCATTCTGCCTTGTTTACTTATAGTCTCGAGAAGCGAATGGAACCTAGACGTCGTGTGTTGATGGTTTTGAAGGAGAAGGGTTTGTTGGATTACAACTTTTATACCGCCATTAGTCAAACTGAGACTCGGTTCCTAAAGATACTTATTGAACCTTTTAAGGAAGACGTACCTGGTCTTCTTCAACTTTATCAAAAAAGCAAAAGTTGTTCTACTGTTGACGCCAAGCCCGCTTGCAGCGAAATGTATTTTAGGCATTTGTAG
- the LOC141592704 gene encoding ornithine aminotransferase, mitochondrial — protein sequence MASRRILQYAVKRVKGTRSYGVLPEGKTSSSSTSSQELINMEYQYSAHNYHPIPMVFSHAKGSSIWDPEGNKYIDFLSAYSAVNQGHCHPKITKALIEQTQKLTLSSRAFYNDRFPLFAERITSMFGYDMVLPMNTGAEGVETALKLARKWGYEKKKIPKNEAIIVSCCGCFHGRTLGVISMSCDNEATRGFGPLLPGHIKVDFGDELSLEKLFREKGDCIAGFLFEPIQGEAGVVVPKEGYLKAVRDLCTKYNVLMIADEIQSGLGRSGRMLACDWEDVRPDVVILGKALGGGVIPVSAVLADKDVMLCIQPGEHGSTFGGNPLASAVAVASLDVLREEGLVERSAKSGVELRQLLSEVKSRFPEFIKEIRGKGLFNAVELNSNALSPVSAYDICLKLKERGVLAKPTHNTIIRLTPPLSISSEELKHGAEALAEVFEYDLSKLQKEKPKQSASTETTACDRCGRNL from the exons ATGGCGAGCAGGAGAATTCTGCAGTATGCTGTAAAACGAGTGAAGGGAACGAGGAGTTATGGCGTTCTTCCAGAGGGGAAAACTTCGTCTTCATCTACTTCGTCTCAAGAGCTTATTAATATGGAGTATCAATACAGTGCTCATAA TTACCATCCAATTCCTATGGTATTTTCTCATGCAAAAGGGTCATCTATTTGGGATCCAGAGGGCAACAAATATATAGACTTTCTTTCTGCATACTCTGCAGTTAACCAG GGACATTGTCATCCTAAGATTACGAAGGCATTGATCGAGCAGACACAAAAGCTTACCCTTAGCTCTAGAGCCTTCTATAATGATAGATTTCCTCTATTTGCTGAGCGAATAACTAGCATGTTTGGATACGATATGGTGCTACCGATGAATACTGGGGCTGAAGGTGTTGAAACGGCTCTTAAGCTGGCAAGAAAATGGGGTTATGAAAAGAAAAAGATTCCTAAAAATGAG GCTATAATTGTTTCATGCTGCGGTTGTTTTCATGGACGTACGCTGGGTGTCATTTCTATGAGTTGTGATAATGAAGCTACTCGGGGTTTTGGTCCATTGTTACCGGGCCATATCAAGGTTGATTTTGGTGATGAACTTTCCCTTGAGAAATTATTCAGAG AGAAAGGAGATTGTATAGCTGGATTCTTATTTGAGCCAATACAAGGCGAAGCAGGG GTTGTTGTTCCTAAAGAAGGCTACTTAAAAGCCGTCAGGGATTTGTGCACAAAATATAATGTCTTGATGATTGCTGATGAGATACAATCTGGCTTGGGAAGATCTGGAAGAATGCTAGCTTGTGACTGGGAGGACGTTCGCCCAGATGTTGTT ATTCTTGGAAAAGCTTTGGGTGGTGGAGTTATACCTGTCAGTGCAGTTCTTGCTGACAAAGATGTAATGCTGTGTATTCAACCTGGAGAGCATGGAAG CACTTTCGGCGGAAATCCATTGGCGAGTGCTGTTGCTGTTGCGTCACTTGATGTTCTGAGAGAGGAAGGTCTTGTTGAAAG GTCTGCGAAGTCTGGAGTTGAGCTAAGGCAGTTGCTGTCAGAGGTTAAGAGCCGTTTCCCTGAGTTCATAAAAGAAATACGTGGAAAGGGTCTCTTCAATGCAGTGGAGCTCAACAGCAATGCTCTCTCACCCGTTTCAGCTTATGACATTTGCCTCAAGTTAAAGGAGAGAGGGGTTCTTGCTAAGCCTACCCACAACACAATCATACGGTTAACTCCTCCACTTTCAATAAG TTCAGAAGAGCTTAAACACGGAGCAGAGGCACTAGCTGAAGTCTTTGAGTATGATCTGTCGAAGCTGCAAAAAGAGAAACCTAAACAGTCAGCTTCAACTGAGACTACTGCATGTGACCGTTGTGGCAGAAATTTGTAA